From Leptolyngbyaceae cyanobacterium:
GAGTATTAATCAGGGTTTCAGCAATTAAGAATGCCTTAACCGCCTTGACGGTTGCTATAATACTCACCTGCTTATTGGTTTTGAATAACAGTAGTACCAGTGTTATTCGGGTTATTGTTATTAAACCCTGAATTATTGCCAAAACCAGTACCAGTGCTGTTCGGGTTATTGTTATTGAACCCTGAATTATTGCCGAAACCAGTGCCAGTATTATTCTGGTTATTGTTATTAAACCCTGGATTATTAGAAAACCCAGTACTAGGGTTATTTAAGTTATTGTTGTTGAACGCTGGATTATTCACGAAACCAGCATCGGTATTATTCAAAGGATTACCGGTCAAGCCTTGTCCGTTTTGATTGAGAGCGTTACCGGTTCCGGCAGCGTTATTGGGAACGGTATCAAATACGGCATTACCTGCATTGTTGTTGAGAACTGGATTGCCGTTGGTCGCTACTCCATTGTTGTTGACGGCGGCATTCCCATTATTGACATTTGCTTGTCCGGGATTACCATTTACTGGTTGATTGGCAACGTTTCCAGCAGAACCGTCTAACCGCAAAAGGCTGCGGGAAGTCTTGAAGTAGGTAGACCAAAGTTGAGTATTCGGACGAGATGCCCAGTTTTGACGGTTTACTTCTAACGAGAGAAGTGGTGCGATCGAACCTTCATTTTGTCCCAAAACCGTGATATTGACGCCTCTGACTCCAGGATTTTGGTTAAAGGTACGCAGGGCAATATTTCTAGCGGCTGCTTCTGCTCTACCCACCAAGGTATCGTAGTTTTCATTTGGTTGGCGATCGAGCGTAAGGCTGAGTTGGGCGATCCCGGGTTGAGTTGCCCTTGGTACTGGGCGGTTGGGCGTGGTTTGTGCATTGGCTGATGTCGGTAACCAGATGCTACCTCCCAAAGCTAGTAAAGTCACGATCGATATTAGCTTGAGACTCTTCATAACTAGTCTGAATGAAACTTAGTTGTGATGCTCTATTCAGGCTAGCTTGATGGGAAGGAAAGCTTAATCTTCACGATGGAATAAAGCTTCCTTCACCTAGAGAAGGATATTAAATCCTGAATTCGCTATTGCCGATCGGGAATACAACGATTTCTGTTATCGATCGCACCTTGCAATTCTCGCGCCCTCCGAACTAACCCCGTACCGTAGGATGGTTGAGAACGATTGCTAGCAGTAGTACCGGGTGGACAAGCGTTAACGTTGTTTGGTTGATTGTTGGAATTTGTCGCAGGGGTAGCCGTTCGGTTAGCTGGTGCGTTAGTTGTGCGATTAGCGGGAGTAGTGCGAGTATTACCCGTAGAATTAGTTCTTTGATTACTATTGCCGCTGCGATTAGCAGGAGTATTGGTTCTTTGATTGGTGCTACCTCTGCGGTTATTTGTCGTACCGCCAGTATTAGTAGCTGGAGTTCGCCTTTGATTGGTGTTGCCCTGACGGTTAGCGGGTGTTCCGCCTGCATTGTTGGGTCGAGGAGAAGGTTGAGTACCCGTAGCAGCGTTGTTTGATGGGCCTGTGGGCAATTGTACTGGTGTATTAGAACCTGCGGGTGGAAGGGTGAAACGGAAATTGAGAGTCTTATTGGCATCATCTACATTGCCAGTTAAATCTTGCGTACTACCTTGTGCCAGTAATCTCAATCTAAAAGGAATTGGCCCGGTTCTAGTAGCACAGCGTTCATATAAATTCACTCTTACCGTATAGTTGCCTGGAGGAGCTCCAGTGGAAGGCCAAAAAATATTTTCTACGGGATTAGTTATTGTATTCTGACAGCCAGCATTACTATCAACATCTAGTTCGCCTCCGGATGCGACTTTTTTATTTTGGAAAAATACTCTCTGACCGCTGGGGTCGATCACTTCTAAGTCTAGGTCGTCAGTGGTAGACCACCTCAGGGTATTTTGAATGACGCCCGTACCTAAAGTTGGCTCTGGTCTTTGTCCGGCTTGCGGTGTAGCAGCCGCCACCGGAGTGGGATCGTCAATTCTTAAAAGCTGTTTGGAGTTAGGGTAATATGTTGACCAACGTTTAGAGTCGGGGTGTCTCGTCCAGCCATCACGACTTACTTCTAAAGTTAATATCGGTGCTGATAAACCGATGTTTTGGCCGGTAATTACGATCGCGGCTTCGCTCACTAAAATATCATTATCAAAACTGCGTTGAGCAGCTGCCCTGGCCACTGCTTCTGCTCTGCGAACTAAAGTTGCAAAAGATTCATTTGGTTGTCGATCTAGCGTAATATTGACGCGAGATGTATAAGCTCTTGCTAAGGGAGGCGCGATCGCTCCCGTAATAGCCCAAAAACTACCACCTAATCCTAACAATGCCACTAAACTCAAAGAAGCAATTCGCATTTTTTAACTCTAACCTTTTATATCTGCATTACTAGATCATTGATAACAAGGTACTACTATCGTTGACATGGGGGACTTTAAGAGATGAATAACTACTGGCTAATGGCGATTGGCATTAACCAATATCAGTATCTCCAGCCTTTAGGATATGCTCAAGCCGATGCTCAAGCATTATGGAATTTCCTGGTGGGGAAAGCGGGTTTTATGCCCGATCGTTGTTTGCTGTTAACTGACACTTCGCCGTTCATTGACGGCGAGCCAACTTATCCTACCCGGGAAAATATTCAACTCTGGCTCGACTGGTTAAGCCAAGAAGCACTCAAACAGGGAGATCATCTGTGGGTATTCTTTAGCGGTTACGGATTGAAATCCCAAGGTCAAGATTTCTTGATGCCGATCGATGGCAATCCAGAAAATATTACCGCTACGGCGATTCCCATGCGGTCTATTTACGAAAGCCTCAAACGGTCAAAAGCCTCAACTAATCTAGTTTTACTAGATATGAACCGCACGGGTATAACAGAAGCTAGCGGTGCGGTGGGCGCTCAAACGGTGGAATTAGCCCGTGACTTGGAAATCCCCACCGTGCTATCCTGCCAACCGAATCAAATATCTCACGAAGCTTCCGACTTACAGCACGGCTTGTTTACAGCTGCTTTGTTGGAAGGGCTACGCACGGAAAATGCTAATATGAGCCTCGCCACTCTCAAGCGTTATCTGAGCGAACGTTTACCAGAGTTGAGCGAACATCATTGGCGTCCGCGACAAGAACCGGTGGTGGTGGTGCATCCTCCCGGAAAAAGCCATCAGGTTATTTTGCCTCAGCAAGGAATATTGGTGGCTAGCGGCTATTACGAAAATGGGGAAAGAAATCACGCCTCGACTAATGAAGTGGGTATAGGTGCTACTGCCGCTGGGGTGGGAGTGGCTGCCCAACAAAATTTGTCAAATACGGGCGATGTACCTAGTTTTAATAATCCGTTTGACGGAAATTTGGATGATATCGAACCGCGCGGTGAATCTGCTTTAAACACACCACCAGTAACGCCTGCACCAGTGACGCCAACTAACGGTCACGCAGCAGCTTCTACCAATGTTCCCTCTCATCTGGATGACGAAGAGGATGAGGATGACGAAGCAGAATTTTGGCAAAATATACTGCTTTGGGGTGGTGGTTTAGCGCTGTTGGTGCTGTTGCTAATGAGTTTGTTTGGCGGTCGCAACAGATTATTCCCGATCGGTCAGCAAGCTAATCGCAATCCGGCTACGGTAGCTCCTGCTAAAGATGGTACTGCTAAACCTGCTGCTAAACCGAAGACTCCCCAACAAATCAATCAGGAACGTTTACAGCAAGCGAGAGTAGCTTTGAGAAGCAATCAGGTTTCTCAGTATGGAAAGGCGATCGCGATCGCCAGTCAAATTGAAAAAGGCCAACCTCTTTACGACGAAGCACAAGAGTCGATCGAACGCTGGAGCAGCGTGATTTTAGATACGGCTCGCGGACGCGCCCAACAAGGTAACTATAGCGGTGCGGTATCGGCTGCTCGGTTAGTGCCGAAAGACCCGCAACCGATTTATGCAGAAGCTCAAAAATCGATCCGGCAATGGGAACCGATCGTTAAACAACAACAAGCTAATCAAGCCGTGTTGAAGACTGCTAAGGGAATGATTCGCCCCGAGCAAGCTTCTACTTACAATAAAGCGATCGTCGCCCTTGGCAAAATTCCCGCCGGTCAACCCGGACATCGCGAAGCTCAAAAATTGATTTCCCAATGGAGTCAAACCATTCTGAATTTGGCTGTCAATCGGGCGGCTGGTGGAAATCTCCAAGCTGGTATCGCTACGGCGTCTTTAGTACCTTCCAATACCCCGGCTTATCCGAAAGCCAAACAGTCAATTGCCAAATGGAAGAAGCTACAAGCGCAGGCTAATCAATAAACTAGTATTTAGAATTCCGGCTCCGGAATTCTAAATTTAAATTTAGAAAGAAGCAGAAAAATTAAGTTTAATTCTGCTCTTTTTTTTAGCAATCATCATCTCCAGATACCTCTTCACTTAAATGCTGTCACGTTTACAGAGATTTTCGGATGAGTGAGGTACTTAAAAACCCGGTTTCTTGAAGAAGTCGGGTTTTTAAGTCTGCTTTATCAGGTCTGTAAACTACTGTCATTCACTCTGAGTATTCTGGCTCCTGAATTTTGGCTTCTGAATTAATTTTGATTATTGGTTTGCAAGGAATTTCTATTAAAAATTCAGTCCCTTGGCCGGGATGGGATAAGCATTTGAGGTTTCCCCCATGTTTTTCAACTAATATTTGATAACTAATAGCCAGCCCTAAACCAGTCCCTTTACCGATATCTTTAGTAGTAAAAAACGGATCGAAAATTCGATGTTGAATTTCTTTGGGTATACCCGTTCCATTGTCGGCAATTTTAATTCCAATCCAAGGGCGATCGCCTTGCATATCCGCTAATAATTGAGTTTGAATAGTAATTTGGCTGGGTTGGTTTTTGATTTCCGAAATAGTCCGTTGATGATCTCGTTGTTCTAAAGCATCAATAGCGTTAGAAAGCAAGTTCATAAAGACTTGATTTAACTGACCGGCATAGCATTCTATCAGTGGTAACTTACTGTAATTTTTAATAATTTGAATAGCGGGATAACCAGTTTTCGGTTTGAGTCGGTGTTGCAAAATTAATAGACTACTTTCAATTCCTTCGTGAATATCTACTGGTTTTCTTTCTGACTGGTCGAGACGGGAGAAGTTACGCAATGATAAGACTAATTGACGAATGCGATCGGCTCCGATTTTCATCGAATTGAGCAGTTTTGGCAAGTCATCTAGCAAAAAGTCTAAGTCTATTTCTTCGGCTTTTTCTTGAATAGTTGGATGGGGATTTTCATAACATTTTTGGTATAGTTCGATTAGTTGAAGTAAGTCTTCAATGTATTGACTGGCGTGACTGAGATTACCATAAATAAAATTAACTGGATTGTTGATTTCGTGGGCTACGCCAGCCACTAATTGCCCTAAACTGGACATTTTTTCTGTTTGAATTAATTTTGATTGAGCTTGTTGCAATTCATCTAAAGCTTTGGCTAATTGTTGTGCTTTTGCTAGTTCTTGAGTGGCAGCGTCGCGAGTTTTTTGGTAAAGTTCGGCTTGCTGAATTGCGATCGCCGCTTGAGAAGCTAATTGCTGTAATAAGTCTAGTTCGTCAGTTTGCCAAAATCTAGGTCGATCGCATTGGTGAGCGATCAGCAAACCCCACAATACCGTACCCATGCGAATCGGTACGACTAGGTTGGCTCTTACCTGGATATTCTCTAAAAATTTTTGATGACAGGGAGCTAAATCAGCATTGTAAATATCATCTACGGGGCGGACTCTTCCTTGGATGTAAAGTTCGGCAATTTCTTGAGGAAAACAGTTTTCCGGCCCTTCAAATCCTAATATAGAGACACAGTTACTTTTGACCGACTCTACTACTACGTTACCATACCATTGTTTAGTAAATTGATAAATTATTACGCGGTCTGTATCGAGCAGATTACGTACTTCCCTGACAATAGTTTGCAGGATAGTTTTAGAATCTAAAGTACTGCGAATTTCATCGGTAACTTGTTTAAGTAATCTCGCTGAATTGAGAGATTTCTGTAATTCTGCGGTGCGATTTTCGACTTGCTTTTCCAAATCATTATTCAAATGCAATACCTGTTGGTACAACTGAAATTGTTGTACTGCCATTGCAAAATGATTGCCCAGTGCTTGTGCTAGTTCGATTTCTTCTGCCGTCCACTCGCGAGCCTGACCGTTTTTTAACTGTTTCCACGCCTCGAAAGAGCGGCGGGGATACAGCTGTCTGCCATCTGGGTCGAAGTGTCCAGCCCATAAAGTTTCCGTATTAATTTCATGACGTAAAATAGTCAGATAGCCGAGCAATTGTCGTCGGTACTCTAATGGGATAACGATCAAACCGCGAATTTTGTTACCTGCAAAAGCTGGCGCTAATATTTGGTAGTTGGGGTGTTGATAAATATCGGCGATCGCGCACAGTTTGTATTGACTTTTATGGGAGTAATTCCCACCATTTTTGTCTGCGAATAAAGAGCAAGTTTGAAACATATCTAATTCGTCTATTTCGTCTCCTCTTTCATTTTTAATCAGAGCTAAGTTAAGTTGTTCTCCACAGGTATAAACTTGTGAATTGAAAGGAGTTTCCACACCTGTATTTTGGTCTCGTTTATTAATATAAATTCTCCCACCCGCTCCTTGAAATACGGCAACGGTTTCTTCTAATGCTGATTGCAATTGAATGGTTGGTTGAGCGTGGAGGAGAGTAGCAATTCGGTTAATGGTGGCTTCCCTTTGTGCTTGGTGACGGGCAAAACTGAGTAGGTTAGATTGAGCGATCGCAATGGAAACTTGATCGGCTACTTGTTGTACGACTTGCAATTCTTCTTCGGAAATAGGGCGGCTTTGGGCATTATGAGATACTAGCAATCCCCATAGTTTAGGATTTGATTGTTGAGAACCGATATCGTAATTCAAGATCGGGACTACTAACGAAGATTTCACCCCCATTGCCTTTAAATATTCTATATGGCACGGGTCTACAGGCCGATAACGAATGTCAACTGCCAGAGGTTCGCCTGTCTCCGGACAATCCAGACAACTAAGGCCAATTCGTTGGTTTTCTACATCTACTATCGATCGCTGACGAGCTTTTACAAACTGTTCGCGAGCATAAGCTGGTATATCATCAGCCGGAAAATTTAATCCTTTCAGAGTAGGAAGGCGAAATTCATTAATAGATTCGGCAATTACTTCTCCGCTATTATCGGCATTAAATCGGTAAACCATTACGCGGTCCGTACTTAAAAAATCTCGGATTTCATGAACAGTTGCTGCCAAAATTTCCGACAATTCTAAAGATTGACGAATGCGGTTAGTCATTCGATTTAGCAATCCTTGCCGATCGATCGATTGTATTATTTCTCGCGCTTCATTTTTAATGTTCATTGCTTATATCCAACAAAATTTTATGGAGTTAATTTTTTCTAATATGAGAATTTTATAAAAAATTAAACTTTTATGTCAAGTTTTTAAGTAATCTCATCAATTATTTACATATATTATTTTTTTTTGTAAACGAATAGGAACAACAGCCTTATAAAATAAGTCTCCCTTTTAGGCTAACTAACTAATTTTAATGAAATTGAAATAAAGATGAATGATAATTACAGTTTTTTATTAGTTTAAATTTCTTACTAAAACTGCAATTAACATCTGTGAGAAAATCTATACCCGATTCGATCTTAACTTGTCAATTAACTAAAAGGAATAAAATTCTGATTAGGATAGTCGCTGGCGCAGTTCTTGGCGAACGCTCATCAGAATTTTACCCAGAAAATTTTGGCCAGTCCCTTCTCGACCGCAACCCCAGTAGTAGTCGGTGGGAGAGTTTTCTACCAGGAGGCTAGAACCAGTGGAAAGTAAAATCTCCCGAATATCGGT
This genomic window contains:
- a CDS encoding GAF domain-containing protein encodes the protein MNIKNEAREIIQSIDRQGLLNRMTNRIRQSLELSEILAATVHEIRDFLSTDRVMVYRFNADNSGEVIAESINEFRLPTLKGLNFPADDIPAYAREQFVKARQRSIVDVENQRIGLSCLDCPETGEPLAVDIRYRPVDPCHIEYLKAMGVKSSLVVPILNYDIGSQQSNPKLWGLLVSHNAQSRPISEEELQVVQQVADQVSIAIAQSNLLSFARHQAQREATINRIATLLHAQPTIQLQSALEETVAVFQGAGGRIYINKRDQNTGVETPFNSQVYTCGEQLNLALIKNERGDEIDELDMFQTCSLFADKNGGNYSHKSQYKLCAIADIYQHPNYQILAPAFAGNKIRGLIVIPLEYRRQLLGYLTILRHEINTETLWAGHFDPDGRQLYPRRSFEAWKQLKNGQAREWTAEEIELAQALGNHFAMAVQQFQLYQQVLHLNNDLEKQVENRTAELQKSLNSARLLKQVTDEIRSTLDSKTILQTIVREVRNLLDTDRVIIYQFTKQWYGNVVVESVKSNCVSILGFEGPENCFPQEIAELYIQGRVRPVDDIYNADLAPCHQKFLENIQVRANLVVPIRMGTVLWGLLIAHQCDRPRFWQTDELDLLQQLASQAAIAIQQAELYQKTRDAATQELAKAQQLAKALDELQQAQSKLIQTEKMSSLGQLVAGVAHEINNPVNFIYGNLSHASQYIEDLLQLIELYQKCYENPHPTIQEKAEEIDLDFLLDDLPKLLNSMKIGADRIRQLVLSLRNFSRLDQSERKPVDIHEGIESSLLILQHRLKPKTGYPAIQIIKNYSKLPLIECYAGQLNQVFMNLLSNAIDALEQRDHQRTISEIKNQPSQITIQTQLLADMQGDRPWIGIKIADNGTGIPKEIQHRIFDPFFTTKDIGKGTGLGLAISYQILVEKHGGNLKCLSHPGQGTEFLIEIPCKPIIKINSEAKIQEPEYSE
- a CDS encoding caspase family protein, whose protein sequence is MNNYWLMAIGINQYQYLQPLGYAQADAQALWNFLVGKAGFMPDRCLLLTDTSPFIDGEPTYPTRENIQLWLDWLSQEALKQGDHLWVFFSGYGLKSQGQDFLMPIDGNPENITATAIPMRSIYESLKRSKASTNLVLLDMNRTGITEASGAVGAQTVELARDLEIPTVLSCQPNQISHEASDLQHGLFTAALLEGLRTENANMSLATLKRYLSERLPELSEHHWRPRQEPVVVVHPPGKSHQVILPQQGILVASGYYENGERNHASTNEVGIGATAAGVGVAAQQNLSNTGDVPSFNNPFDGNLDDIEPRGESALNTPPVTPAPVTPTNGHAAASTNVPSHLDDEEDEDDEAEFWQNILLWGGGLALLVLLLMSLFGGRNRLFPIGQQANRNPATVAPAKDGTAKPAAKPKTPQQINQERLQQARVALRSNQVSQYGKAIAIASQIEKGQPLYDEAQESIERWSSVILDTARGRAQQGNYSGAVSAARLVPKDPQPIYAEAQKSIRQWEPIVKQQQANQAVLKTAKGMIRPEQASTYNKAIVALGKIPAGQPGHREAQKLISQWSQTILNLAVNRAAGGNLQAGIATASLVPSNTPAYPKAKQSIAKWKKLQAQANQ